One window from the genome of Thalassospira xiamenensis M-5 = DSM 17429 encodes:
- a CDS encoding OmpA family protein, whose product MMGYSKISVLAFMAALGGNVVVSGGASAQQYTPVSVDSNVQVNWDVADGFGGQPTVPNYLSPSVPRDHISIAGSDLIYPETRPHSEFLAADRFAQDTGGATYGDGFETVVIDGSGSNDVPTQSQFYGVPGVTTSPSYDDGANQVIALNRPEPTAAPRAKPASPAAAQAASGSAPVPLSKPTPAPKPAPAPAAEMAEAPKAEPAPKVETKPAEVEPPKAPPLPAEDTKQAPPPPAPEPVVPNKSNVPDAPSPAPDTTTSPQEMLEQRSDSQPSAPAAPAPVATAPSTPEPAPAPKPAAETAAVPPAAKDPVASAPSGAGEYSLAFGSGSFELNNAARAQLDSIVKNMGSDENMRIQLQAYAEGDSNNASKARRLSLSRALQVRSYLIDKGVRSTRIDVRALGANVPSGPADRVDIKTVQR is encoded by the coding sequence ATGATGGGGTATTCCAAGATTTCGGTGCTGGCATTCATGGCCGCACTGGGCGGTAACGTGGTTGTCAGTGGCGGCGCATCCGCACAGCAATACACCCCCGTATCCGTTGACAGCAACGTACAGGTAAACTGGGATGTTGCCGACGGGTTTGGCGGACAACCGACCGTACCGAACTATCTTTCACCCTCGGTTCCGCGTGACCATATTTCGATTGCCGGCAGCGACCTGATCTATCCTGAAACCCGCCCGCATTCAGAATTCCTTGCCGCCGACCGCTTTGCGCAGGATACCGGTGGAGCAACCTATGGCGACGGATTTGAAACCGTTGTCATCGACGGTTCGGGCAGCAACGACGTTCCGACACAATCGCAGTTTTACGGCGTTCCCGGTGTCACCACCAGCCCGTCCTACGATGATGGCGCAAATCAGGTGATCGCCCTTAACCGGCCCGAACCCACCGCCGCACCGCGCGCCAAACCGGCCAGCCCGGCCGCCGCACAGGCAGCCAGCGGCAGCGCACCGGTCCCGCTAAGCAAACCGACCCCGGCCCCAAAACCGGCCCCCGCGCCAGCTGCGGAAATGGCCGAGGCCCCCAAGGCCGAACCGGCCCCGAAAGTCGAAACAAAACCGGCCGAGGTCGAACCACCCAAAGCCCCGCCGCTTCCGGCCGAGGACACCAAACAGGCACCACCGCCGCCCGCACCTGAGCCGGTTGTACCGAACAAATCAAACGTGCCAGACGCCCCAAGCCCGGCACCTGACACCACGACCTCGCCGCAGGAAATGCTGGAACAGCGTTCCGACAGCCAACCGTCGGCACCCGCTGCACCGGCACCGGTTGCAACCGCGCCGAGCACACCTGAACCTGCACCCGCACCGAAACCGGCCGCGGAAACTGCGGCTGTTCCGCCTGCGGCCAAGGACCCGGTTGCATCCGCACCATCTGGTGCCGGTGAATACAGCCTTGCCTTCGGTTCCGGCAGTTTCGAGCTGAACAACGCCGCCCGCGCCCAGCTTGACAGCATCGTCAAGAACATGGGCAGCGATGAAAACATGCGTATCCAGCTTCAGGCCTATGCCGAAGGTGATTCCAACAACGCCAGCAAGGCACGCCGTCTGTCGCTTTCGCGTGCCCTGCAGGTCCGTTCCTACCTGATCGACAAAGGTGTGCGGTCCACGCGCATCGATGTCCGTGCGCTGGGCGCCAATGTGCCGTCCGGTCCGGCTGATCGTGTCGATATCAAAACCGTTCAACGCTAG